The region GCCCGCCAGCTGGTCGCCGTCGCCGACGCGCTCGACGCCGCGAGCGGTGAACTGGTGCCGCTGGCCATCGCCGAATCCAACCTGTCCGAAGGGCGGCTGACCGGCGAGCTCAAGCGCACCACCTTCCAGCTCCGGCTGTTCGCCGAGGTACTCGACGAAGGCGGCTACCTGCAGGCCACCCTGGACCGCGCCGACGCCGGTTTCGCGTTGGGTGCCAAGCCGGATCTGCGCCGGATCCTGCAGCCCGTGGGCCCGGTGCTGGTGTTCGCGGCGAGCAACTTCCCGTTCGCCTTCTCCGTCGCCGGCGGCGACACCGCCTCGGCGCTCGCGGCGGGCTGCCCGGTGGTGCTCAAGGGCCACCCCGGGCACCCGCAATTGTCGGTGCGCACCGGCGAGATCATCATCAAGGCGCTGCAGTCCGCCGGTGCGCCGGACGGCGCGTTCAGCGTTGTGCTCGGTTTCGAAGTCGGCACGGCGGCGCTGCAGGACCCGCGGATCAAGGCCGCGGCGTTCACCGGGTCGGTCCCGGGCGGTCGCGCGCTGTTCGACATCGCCAGCTCGCGACCCACCCCGATTCCGTTCTTCGGCGAACTCGGCAGTATCAACCCGGTTTTCGTCACCCCCAGCGCGGTCCGCGCCCGCGGCGAGGAGATCGCCAAGGGCTACGTGACGTCGTACTCCGGCAACGCCGGGCAGCTGTGCACGAAGCCGGGGCTGCTGTTCCTGCCTGCCGACCACGGCCTCGACGACGTGCTCGCCGCCGAGTCCAAGGCGGTGGCGGCGCATCGGCTGCTCAACGAGCGGCTGCACGAGGGCTACTGCGGGCGACGGGCCACCGTCACCAAGGCGCCGGGCGTCCGGGTGCTGGCCGAAGGCAGCGTCGACGACGGCGCGGTGCCAACGTTGCTGGCCACCGACGTCGACACCCTGCTGGCGAACCGCGAGGCGCTGCTGGAGGAGGTCTTCGGCCCGCTGTCCATTGTGGTCACCTACTCCTCGGAGGACGAGGCGCGGCGGGCAGCGGAGGCGTTCGAAGGCAACCTCACCGCAACCCTGCACGCCGAAGCCGAGGACACGGAGTTCGCGGCAACCCTGGTGAACCGCTTGCGCGAGCGCGCGGGGCGAGTGCTGTTCAACGGCTGGCCCACGGGTGTCGCGGTGTCCCCGGCAATGCAGCACGGCGGCCCATACCCGGCGACGACGGATGCCCGCTTCACGTCCGTGGGCACGGCGTCGATCGACCGATTCCTGCGCCCGGTGACCTACCAGAACGTCCCGCAGGACCTTCTGCCGACGGCCCTGCGCGACGACAACCCGTGGGGCATCCCGCAAACCATCCACGAACCCAAGTGACCAGCTGACTGACTCAACGGGCACCGAGCCCACAGTGCACTGTGGACTCGGGCTGGCCCTCGCCGACTCCCGGGTTCACCCTCGGCGCTGATACACCGCCACCGTGACCGATGCGGTCGGTGTGACCGGCTTCGGCAGGGCGGCGATGCGGGATCGCAGGTCCTCGGCGCTGGCGTGCCAGGCGCTGGGGCCCATCGCCACCACCGCCTCGGCCGCCGGCTCGCCCAGGGACAACCGGAACTCGCGGATCTGCTGCGACACCAGATCGAACCGGTCGGCGAGCTGCTCGGTCAACCGCTCCTGCTTGCGCTCGTCCACGCTGAGCAGCCCGAGCGCGGACACCAGGTCGGCGAGGTGGCCGGGATTCGGGACGACCACCACCAGCAACCCGCCGGGACGCAGCACCCGGTGCATCTCGACGGCGTTGCGCGGCGCGAAGACGTTCAGCACCGCCGACGCCGCGCCGCTGCGCACCGGCAGCGTCTGCCAGGCATCGGCCACCACCGCACCCAGGCGTGGATGTGCCTTCGCTGCGCGGCGGCAAGCGTACTTGGAG is a window of Saccharopolyspora phatthalungensis DNA encoding:
- a CDS encoding aldehyde dehydrogenase (NADP(+)), with amino-acid sequence MTATERIPDTTQAELDTVLQRAADAADAFGAQSPATRARQLVAVADALDAASGELVPLAIAESNLSEGRLTGELKRTTFQLRLFAEVLDEGGYLQATLDRADAGFALGAKPDLRRILQPVGPVLVFAASNFPFAFSVAGGDTASALAAGCPVVLKGHPGHPQLSVRTGEIIIKALQSAGAPDGAFSVVLGFEVGTAALQDPRIKAAAFTGSVPGGRALFDIASSRPTPIPFFGELGSINPVFVTPSAVRARGEEIAKGYVTSYSGNAGQLCTKPGLLFLPADHGLDDVLAAESKAVAAHRLLNERLHEGYCGRRATVTKAPGVRVLAEGSVDDGAVPTLLATDVDTLLANREALLEEVFGPLSIVVTYSSEDEARRAAEAFEGNLTATLHAEAEDTEFAATLVNRLRERAGRVLFNGWPTGVAVSPAMQHGGPYPATTDARFTSVGTASIDRFLRPVTYQNVPQDLLPTALRDDNPWGIPQTIHEPK
- a CDS encoding putative RNA methyltransferase; the protein is MLDDVVAVLACPHCGSNLDRAGNSLRCATNHVFDIARQGYVSLVSGKSRVVGDTAAMVAARAEFLDAGHYAPIADAVASAMSPVEGCVVDVGAGTGYYLARALAESDRVGVALDVSKYACRRAAKAHPRLGAVVADAWQTLPVRSGAASAVLNVFAPRNAVEMHRVLRPGGLLVVVVPNPGHLADLVSALGLLSVDERKQERLTEQLADRFDLVSQQIREFRLSLGEPAAEAVVAMGPSAWHASAEDLRSRIAALPKPVTPTASVTVAVYQRRG